TGAGGTTTTGCATAGAAATAGTTCTGTTCTCTCTCTAAGCGGCCTTTTATTTAGGAGCATTTTATAAGTAAATATACGATGATATTGGTTTTTTATAGGTGCAAAGTGACATAAAAATTGTATTTTTGCCGTATTTCAGGAAAGGAGCTCAAAACATGTTCCCTTTGGAAAAAATTACGAGCGGCACTATTAATAATCTGCTCCTATATATCAGTATTGTTGGTCTGTTACTTGTCGTTGCCAGTCTTATCCGACTCAAAGTACATTTTTTACGCAAAGCCTTTATTCCTGCTTCGCTACTGGCTGGAGTTATTGGTTTGGCTTTAGGCCCCTACGCGCTAAAAATTATCCCTGCTGCAATGATGACATCTATTGGTGCTTTACCAAGCCCAATGATCACGATTGTATTCTCTTGTATGTTGCTGGGGGTGAAAAAAGAGAAGACGGGAGAATATGCGCTGCATGACAGCGTCACGGGGCTTCTTTGGCTATGGTCGAATAGTTTTATGCAGGTGGGCGTCACCGCACTGTTGTGTGTCGTTTTGTTTACTCCGTTTTTTGGTGTTAACCCGCTGTTTGGCTCCCTGTTTGAGATCGGCTTTGCTGGCGGACATGGAACGGCGGGTGGCATGGCCTCGCTTTTCGAAGATCCTAAGTTGCTTAACTGGATTGATGGTGCATCCTTGGCACCTACCGTAGCTACGATCGGCCTTCTTATCGGTATTTTCGGCGGTATGGGGGCTATCAACTATGGAGTTCGTAAGAGATACACAAAAGTTCTGACTGGGCCAACAAGCGGCGGAGACTCGCGGGAGATCTATCCTGAAGGTAATCGCGAGGCAAGTGCCAAGATGACGGTCAGCCAAGATGTTGTTGAACCTTTTGCCCTTCATTTAGGCGTTATTGGTATCGCTGTTATTATTGGGCGCCTGATCGTGTGGAGTTTTGGCGCCATATTCAAGTACAAGGGATTGCCGCTTTTCCCTTTTGCCATGATTGGCGGGTGGTTGATCAACATTGTCATTCAGCATACGTCACTCCACGATCTTTTTGATCGTGCCACTTTTCAGCGTATCCAAGGCATGGCCCTTGAAATTCTG
This is a stretch of genomic DNA from Pyramidobacter piscolens W5455. It encodes these proteins:
- a CDS encoding sodium/glutamate symporter, coding for MFPLEKITSGTINNLLLYISIVGLLLVVASLIRLKVHFLRKAFIPASLLAGVIGLALGPYALKIIPAAMMTSIGALPSPMITIVFSCMLLGVKKEKTGEYALHDSVTGLLWLWSNSFMQVGVTALLCVVLFTPFFGVNPLFGSLFEIGFAGGHGTAGGMASLFEDPKLLNWIDGASLAPTVATIGLLIGIFGGMGAINYGVRKRYTKVLTGPTSGGDSREIYPEGNREASAKMTVSQDVVEPFALHLGVIGIAVIIGRLIVWSFGAIFKYKGLPLFPFAMIGGWLINIVIQHTSLHDLFDRATFQRIQGMALEILIVAAMASIKIPVVVEYWMPLLIATVIITVFMYFWLFWLSPRVFSHCWFEQGIIRFGAFTGVAAVGYMLLRTSDPKMETDAGTIYALGCPLMSPFIGGGLVTTMYPYFIKNFGALVAGLVLCTASIALIVVMRLFFWNRTIQKQQR